In the Hyphomonadaceae bacterium BL14 genome, one interval contains:
- the fliM gene encoding flagellar motor switch protein FliM: protein MSDVDQDAMAAEWEAAAESDQPDFSSIGEESEGGEALASEWEAMVGDSTHPSLPTQSGQIQERILNQDEIDSLLGFSVSDDESNERSGIRAIINSALVSYERLPMLEIVFDRLVRLMTTSLRNFTSDNVEVSLDNISSIRFGDYLNSIPLPAILAVFRARQLDNFGLLTVDSNLIYSIVDVLLGGRRGTSAMRVEGRPYTTIERTLVQRMIEVVLNDARAAFAPLTEVDFDLDRVETNPRFAAIARPANAAILVKLRIDMEDRGGRIEMLLPYATLEPIRKMLLQQFMGEKFGRDNIWESHLATELWSTKVEVAAVLDEMRKPLGEVMKLKVGDTLLLDTGPDGAIELRCGPIQLTHGRMGRIGHNIGVRLDAPLSNAARKSVMRFT, encoded by the coding sequence GTGAGCGACGTCGATCAGGATGCCATGGCCGCCGAATGGGAGGCGGCCGCCGAAAGCGATCAGCCGGATTTCTCGTCGATCGGCGAAGAGTCTGAGGGTGGCGAGGCGCTGGCGTCTGAATGGGAGGCGATGGTCGGGGATTCTACCCATCCCTCCTTGCCGACCCAAAGTGGCCAGATCCAGGAGCGCATCCTCAATCAGGACGAGATCGACTCACTGCTCGGTTTCTCGGTCTCCGATGACGAGAGCAATGAGCGCTCGGGCATTCGCGCCATCATCAACTCGGCGCTGGTGTCCTATGAGCGCCTGCCCATGCTGGAGATCGTCTTCGACCGCCTGGTGCGGCTGATGACAACCTCGCTTCGCAATTTCACGTCCGACAATGTCGAGGTCAGCCTCGACAACATCTCCTCCATCCGGTTCGGTGACTACCTCAACTCCATCCCGCTGCCCGCGATTCTGGCCGTGTTCCGGGCGCGCCAGCTGGACAATTTCGGTCTACTGACGGTGGACTCCAACCTGATTTATTCGATCGTCGACGTGTTGCTGGGCGGCCGGCGCGGCACCTCGGCCATGCGTGTGGAGGGTCGGCCTTACACCACGATCGAGCGGACGCTCGTCCAGCGCATGATTGAAGTGGTGCTGAATGATGCGCGTGCCGCTTTTGCACCGCTGACGGAAGTTGATTTCGATCTCGACCGGGTCGAGACCAATCCGCGCTTCGCCGCCATTGCCCGCCCTGCCAACGCAGCCATTCTGGTCAAGCTGCGCATCGACATGGAAGATCGTGGCGGCCGCATCGAAATGCTGCTGCCTTACGCTACGCTGGAGCCGATCCGCAAAATGCTGCTCCAGCAGTTCATGGGCGAGAAGTTCGGACGCGATAATATCTGGGAAAGCCACCTCGCGACCGAGCTGTGGTCCACCAAGGTGGAAGTCGCTGCCGTGTTGGACGAAATGCGAAAGCCCTTGGGCGAGGTCATGAAGCTGAAGGTTGGCGACACGCTCCTGCTCGATACAGGCCCGGACGGCGCGATTGAACTTCGGTGTGGCCCGATTCAGCTGACCCACGGGCGCATGGGCCGGATCGGTCACAATATTGGTGTGCGCCTCGACGCCCCGCTGTCGAACGCCGCCCGCAAATCGGTAATGAGGTTCACATGA
- a CDS encoding 3-keto-5-aminohexanoate cleavage protein, which produces MMDKAVLTCALNGVLTNPKTHKVPVTPREMAASAREAYDAGASVMHVHFRMQEDGVGHFPSWDPEVAASIIDAIRDACPGVVINQTTGIVGPDVSGPVACIKRVRPEIAACNAGSLNYLKLRSDGSWAWPPMVFDNPVDKIQTMLDAMAEVGAHPEFECFDVGIVRSVGMFIENGMAPAAHYNFVMGVASGMPCDARLLELLIDYKRVGDPWQATLIGRAEIWPVHQRVAELGGMLRTGLEDTFYLPDGERAAGNGALIEALAQCAKNAGREVASPAEARKIMGLAH; this is translated from the coding sequence ATGATGGACAAGGCTGTATTGACCTGCGCGCTCAATGGCGTGCTGACCAATCCCAAGACCCACAAGGTCCCGGTGACTCCGCGGGAAATGGCGGCCAGCGCGCGCGAGGCCTATGATGCGGGGGCCAGCGTGATGCATGTCCATTTCCGCATGCAGGAAGACGGCGTCGGCCACTTCCCCAGCTGGGACCCTGAGGTGGCCGCGTCCATCATCGATGCGATCCGGGATGCCTGCCCGGGCGTGGTCATCAACCAGACTACCGGCATTGTCGGGCCGGACGTGTCGGGCCCCGTGGCGTGCATCAAACGGGTCAGGCCGGAGATCGCCGCCTGCAATGCCGGTTCACTCAATTACCTCAAACTGCGCAGCGATGGCAGCTGGGCCTGGCCGCCCATGGTGTTCGACAATCCGGTGGATAAAATCCAGACCATGCTCGACGCCATGGCCGAGGTGGGCGCGCACCCGGAGTTCGAATGCTTCGATGTCGGCATTGTGCGCAGCGTGGGCATGTTCATCGAGAACGGCATGGCCCCGGCAGCCCACTACAACTTCGTCATGGGCGTCGCCTCGGGCATGCCGTGCGATGCGCGGCTGCTGGAATTGCTGATTGATTACAAGCGTGTGGGCGATCCCTGGCAGGCGACCCTGATCGGGCGCGCCGAGATCTGGCCGGTCCACCAGCGCGTGGCCGAGCTTGGCGGCATGCTGCGCACCGGTCTGGAGGATACCTTCTACCTGCCCGACGGCGAACGGGCAGCGGGCAATGGCGCGCTGATCGAGGCCTTGGCACAGTGCGCGAAAAACGCCGGACGTGAGGTGGCGTCGCCTGCAGAAGCCCGTAAGATCATGGGACTGGCACACTAG
- a CDS encoding DUF2118 domain-containing protein, producing the protein MTAPRLIRSVLVANRGEIAVRVLRHAKANQMRAIAVYSDADALAMHVREADEAVRIGPAPAAESYLDSAAILAAAKATGADAIHPGYGFLSENAAFARAVIGAGLIWIGPPPDAIDAMGDKARAKALMIKAGVPTVPGWQGEDQSDDNLARQAGTIGFPLLIKAVAGGGGRGMRAVHNAAEFAEALASARREAKSAFGDDAVLLEKLVETARHVEVQVFGDQQGAIIHLGERDCSAQRRRQKVVEEAPSPAVNAELRAAMGADAVRAAKAVHYVGAGTVEFLLDASGAYYFLEMNTRLQVEHPVTEMVNGVDLVEWQFLIAQGFALPFGQDMIDLNGHAIEVRLYAEDPLDGFRPQSGDIAWFEPDDAGREVRIDTGFVTGDTISTAYDAMVAKIIAWAPNRAEAVDMLLAGLAKAPLLGVKTNRDLLIRLIDSAAFRAGALTISDLDEWAGARTGPFAPADVPTEAVLVTALLLARHAPGVIRSGSVTRFALPLDVDGTRVEPMVEQAGPGALTVTMGDNRHDITLLDRDGPRLRYRLDGVDRRCLALQDADGAVHVALNNRIAVLREPALLAGAGAADPSRLTAPVSGAVVAVNVKPGDSVTSGDVLAVMEAMKMEMRLTAAADGVVAAVHTAPGQQANGGALLIELKLEDKA; encoded by the coding sequence ATGACCGCGCCCCGCCTTATCCGCTCTGTCCTGGTGGCCAATCGCGGCGAGATCGCGGTGCGGGTGTTGCGCCACGCCAAAGCCAATCAAATGCGCGCCATCGCTGTGTATTCCGACGCCGATGCGCTGGCCATGCATGTGCGCGAAGCCGATGAGGCGGTGCGCATCGGCCCGGCGCCGGCGGCTGAAAGCTATCTCGATAGCGCGGCGATCCTGGCGGCAGCAAAAGCCACGGGTGCCGACGCCATCCATCCCGGTTACGGCTTTTTGTCGGAGAACGCCGCCTTCGCCCGCGCGGTGATCGGGGCCGGCCTCATCTGGATCGGACCGCCGCCTGACGCCATAGACGCCATGGGCGACAAGGCGCGCGCCAAGGCGCTGATGATCAAGGCGGGTGTGCCCACCGTGCCCGGCTGGCAAGGCGAGGATCAGTCGGACGACAACTTGGCCCGGCAAGCCGGGACCATCGGCTTTCCCCTGCTGATCAAGGCGGTGGCGGGCGGCGGCGGGCGCGGCATGCGCGCCGTGCACAACGCCGCTGAGTTCGCCGAGGCGCTGGCTTCGGCCCGGCGCGAGGCGAAATCAGCCTTTGGCGATGACGCGGTGCTCCTGGAGAAACTGGTCGAGACCGCCCGCCATGTGGAGGTGCAGGTGTTTGGCGACCAGCAGGGTGCCATCATCCATCTGGGCGAGCGCGATTGCTCGGCCCAGCGCCGCCGCCAGAAAGTGGTGGAGGAAGCCCCCTCCCCCGCCGTCAACGCCGAACTTCGCGCGGCCATGGGCGCGGACGCGGTGCGCGCCGCCAAGGCCGTCCATTATGTGGGTGCCGGCACGGTGGAGTTTCTGCTGGATGCGTCGGGCGCTTACTACTTCCTTGAGATGAACACCCGGCTTCAGGTCGAGCATCCTGTGACCGAAATGGTCAATGGCGTCGACCTCGTCGAGTGGCAGTTCCTGATCGCGCAAGGCTTCGCCCTGCCGTTTGGCCAGGACATGATCGATCTCAACGGCCACGCGATAGAGGTGCGCCTCTATGCCGAGGACCCCCTCGACGGGTTCAGGCCGCAATCGGGCGATATCGCCTGGTTCGAACCGGACGACGCCGGGCGCGAGGTGCGCATCGATACAGGCTTCGTGACCGGCGACACCATCTCCACCGCCTATGACGCCATGGTGGCCAAGATTATCGCCTGGGCGCCGAACCGCGCTGAAGCCGTCGACATGTTGCTGGCGGGTCTGGCCAAGGCGCCCTTGCTGGGGGTCAAGACCAATCGCGATCTTCTGATCCGCCTGATCGACAGTGCGGCGTTCCGGGCGGGTGCCCTCACCATTTCCGACCTGGACGAATGGGCGGGCGCACGCACGGGTCCATTTGCGCCCGCTGATGTCCCCACAGAGGCTGTTCTTGTCACCGCTCTGCTCCTGGCACGACACGCGCCAGGGGTGATCCGGTCCGGGTCTGTCACGCGTTTCGCCCTGCCGCTCGACGTCGACGGGACACGCGTTGAGCCCATGGTGGAGCAGGCCGGACCCGGCGCGCTCACCGTCACGATGGGGGATAACCGCCACGATATCACCCTTCTGGATCGCGACGGGCCGCGCCTGCGCTACCGCCTTGATGGCGTGGACCGGCGCTGCCTGGCGCTGCAGGACGCAGACGGGGCGGTGCATGTCGCGCTCAACAACCGCATCGCGGTGCTGCGCGAGCCGGCCTTGCTGGCCGGTGCCGGCGCGGCCGACCCCTCACGCCTGACGGCCCCGGTGAGCGGCGCGGTGGTGGCCGTCAACGTGAAGCCCGGTGACAGCGTGACCTCCGGCGATGTGCTGGCGGTGATGGAAGCCATGAAGATGGAAATGCGCCTGACCGCCGCCGCCGATGGCGTGGTGGCGGCGGTACACACGGCACCGGGCCAACAGGCCAACGGCGGCGCGCTGCTGATCGAACTCAAGCTTGAGGACAAGGCATGA
- a CDS encoding DUF6468 domain-containing protein has protein sequence MTLAALAFEGLVCLLLAAAAVMCWRVDRRLRTLREGQDGLKETIASLNDAVDRARASLAALDRAAREQGASLKGDVEQARRLCDELRFLGAGADEQASRLAGRPQRTSAPRAAAAPQADEARRRLETLKAMR, from the coding sequence ATGACGCTCGCGGCTCTCGCATTCGAAGGACTGGTCTGTTTGCTGCTGGCGGCTGCTGCTGTCATGTGCTGGCGTGTGGATCGCCGCCTGCGCACGCTGCGCGAAGGGCAGGACGGTCTCAAGGAGACCATCGCCAGCCTCAATGACGCCGTGGACCGGGCCCGCGCAAGCCTGGCCGCGCTTGACCGGGCCGCGCGCGAGCAGGGTGCCAGCCTGAAGGGTGATGTCGAGCAGGCCCGCCGTCTTTGCGATGAGCTGCGCTTTCTGGGTGCCGGTGCCGATGAGCAGGCCTCGCGCCTGGCCGGGCGCCCGCAGCGTACGTCCGCACCGCGCGCGGCCGCAGCCCCGCAGGCTGATGAGGCACGCCGGCGCCTCGAAACACTCAAGGCGATGAGGTAA
- a CDS encoding NADH:flavin oxidoreductase/NADH oxidase family protein, with protein MTLMASSFTLPCGVTIANRLAKAAMTEGLAEAGGRAGPRIMRAYRAWAEGGAGLQITGNIMVDRRYRERPANIVVDGEQSAEARAGLAAFAEAAASGGGVTIAQISHAGRQSPKIIAPEPVGPSAVAVKLPGGVFAAPRALTEAELTDIIARFAHTARCLTDAGFDGVQLHAAHGYLISEFLNPRVNQREDRWGGALENRARLLIETVRAVRQAVGTDRVVSVKLNSSDFQKGGFSFEDCLAVVALLDQEGVDLIEISGGNYEQPRMMGLQGLEPLFDPGARESTRAREAYFMTYAREVIAAAKTPVMVTGGFRTAKAMTEALEDGVAVIGLGRPLCVDPDAPARLLRGDWDWLPAWETQLRIHPVFTAAFPDEVRRVVEGLALMAFFYRNIIRLGNGKTPKRSMSLMAALIAHQITEREDAKRM; from the coding sequence ATGACCCTGATGGCTTCATCTTTCACCCTGCCATGCGGCGTGACAATCGCGAACCGCCTTGCCAAAGCCGCGATGACCGAGGGCCTGGCCGAGGCAGGCGGCCGGGCAGGGCCACGGATTATGCGTGCCTACCGCGCTTGGGCGGAGGGCGGGGCCGGCCTGCAGATCACCGGCAATATTATGGTTGACCGACGCTATCGCGAGCGTCCAGCCAATATCGTGGTGGACGGTGAACAAAGCGCTGAGGCCAGGGCGGGCCTCGCGGCCTTCGCCGAAGCCGCGGCATCCGGCGGCGGCGTCACGATAGCGCAGATATCCCATGCCGGGCGTCAAAGCCCGAAAATCATCGCCCCCGAACCGGTGGGGCCATCCGCCGTCGCGGTGAAGTTGCCTGGCGGCGTGTTTGCCGCGCCGCGCGCGCTGACTGAAGCTGAACTCACCGACATTATCGCGCGCTTCGCTCACACGGCGCGCTGCCTGACCGATGCCGGCTTCGACGGTGTGCAGCTGCATGCCGCCCACGGCTATCTGATCAGCGAGTTCCTCAATCCGCGCGTCAATCAGCGTGAGGACCGCTGGGGCGGGGCGCTGGAAAACCGCGCGCGCCTGCTGATCGAGACTGTGCGCGCAGTGCGGCAGGCTGTTGGTACGGACAGGGTGGTGAGCGTGAAGTTGAACTCGTCTGATTTTCAGAAGGGCGGATTCAGCTTTGAAGACTGCCTGGCGGTGGTGGCCCTGCTGGATCAGGAAGGCGTCGACCTGATCGAGATTTCCGGCGGCAATTACGAACAACCCCGCATGATGGGGCTGCAAGGTCTGGAGCCGCTGTTCGATCCCGGCGCACGTGAGAGCACACGGGCGCGCGAAGCCTATTTCATGACCTATGCCCGCGAGGTCATCGCGGCAGCGAAGACGCCAGTGATGGTTACAGGCGGCTTCAGGACCGCCAAAGCCATGACTGAAGCGCTGGAAGATGGCGTGGCGGTGATCGGTCTGGGCAGGCCCTTGTGCGTCGACCCGGACGCCCCGGCCAGGCTCCTGCGCGGTGACTGGGACTGGCTGCCCGCCTGGGAGACCCAGCTGAGGATCCATCCGGTTTTCACCGCTGCCTTTCCTGACGAGGTACGCCGGGTGGTGGAGGGGCTGGCCTTGATGGCATTCTTTTACCGCAACATAATACGGCTCGGGAACGGCAAGACCCCAAAGCGCTCGATGAGCCTGATGGCGGCGCTGATCGCCCACCAGATCACCGAACGCGAAGACGCCAAGCGCATGTAA
- a CDS encoding alpha/beta hydrolase, producing MLERIGRQGGLGLRRYLGRRMARKVGRSALSRDSSVEVQRARMDHAGDRLPAPKGIVIDRITYAGLPALAFTPRQPEPGLILFFHGGGYSRGSAQSHKPLVARLSALFNRRAVSVDYRMAPEHACPAAVEDGAAALALACAEEDGPLLLAGDSAGGGLALASLIRQRDAGGGLPDALYLISPWTDLSLSGDSVKTRADADPMLTPGNLKAGAELYLRQLDPRDPDASPLYSDLSDLPPVFIQVGEDEILLDDSVRLHAALEAAGVVTRCEVWAGMWHDFQLFAPLISEADASLERARDWLKPHLEADQA from the coding sequence ATGCTGGAACGGATCGGCAGGCAGGGCGGGCTGGGATTGCGCCGCTATCTCGGCCGGCGCATGGCGCGCAAGGTAGGGCGCAGCGCGTTGTCGCGCGACTCGTCTGTCGAGGTCCAACGCGCGCGGATGGATCATGCCGGTGATCGCCTGCCCGCGCCCAAAGGCATTGTGATCGATCGCATCACTTATGCCGGCCTGCCGGCGCTGGCTTTCACCCCGCGCCAGCCGGAGCCGGGCCTGATCCTGTTCTTTCATGGCGGCGGGTATTCGCGCGGGTCGGCCCAGAGCCACAAACCGCTGGTGGCCCGCCTGTCGGCCCTGTTCAACAGGCGCGCCGTGTCGGTGGATTACCGCATGGCACCTGAACATGCCTGCCCGGCGGCGGTGGAGGATGGGGCTGCGGCGCTGGCGCTCGCCTGCGCCGAGGAGGACGGCCCGCTCCTGCTGGCCGGGGACAGTGCGGGCGGCGGGCTGGCGCTGGCCAGCCTCATCCGCCAGCGCGATGCGGGCGGCGGCTTGCCGGACGCGCTGTACCTGATCTCGCCCTGGACCGATCTGTCGCTCTCGGGCGACAGCGTGAAGACGCGCGCGGACGCCGATCCCATGCTGACGCCGGGCAATCTCAAAGCCGGGGCGGAGCTGTATTTGCGCCAGCTCGACCCGCGCGACCCGGATGCCTCGCCGCTGTATTCCGATCTTTCCGATCTGCCGCCCGTCTTCATCCAGGTCGGCGAGGACGAGATTCTGCTCGACGACTCGGTGCGCCTGCACGCAGCCCTGGAGGCTGCTGGCGTGGTGACCCGGTGCGAGGTCTGGGCCGGGATGTGGCATGATTTTCAGCTGTTCGCGCCGTTGATCAGCGAAGCCGACGCCTCGCTGGAGCGGGCCAGAGACTGGCTCAAGCCTCATCTGGAGGCTGACCAAGCCTGA
- a CDS encoding flagellar basal body-associated FliL family protein, which produces MAEDVENEGEADGAEAEAAKSKPDIKKLALFIGLPAVILILAGVAGALLLLGGGDDEVDVAAAEAAAAAELEPQSYFDRIQTASPLDDPLTATLAGAGRRTTIIVSFQVAFEDARVAEQLADPTRRELLKDSYMEFLRTLRPEDLDGSMGHFRFKAELVRRTNLIIAPLEVDDVLFDEFMMQ; this is translated from the coding sequence ATGGCCGAGGATGTGGAAAACGAGGGCGAAGCGGACGGCGCTGAAGCCGAAGCTGCAAAGTCCAAGCCGGACATAAAGAAGCTGGCCCTGTTTATCGGCTTGCCGGCGGTCATCCTGATCCTTGCCGGCGTCGCCGGTGCCCTGCTGTTGCTGGGCGGTGGAGATGACGAGGTTGATGTGGCCGCCGCCGAAGCGGCCGCGGCCGCAGAGCTTGAACCGCAGTCTTATTTTGACCGGATCCAGACCGCCTCGCCCCTTGACGACCCTCTCACCGCGACCTTGGCCGGTGCAGGACGGCGCACCACAATCATCGTGTCGTTCCAAGTGGCGTTTGAAGATGCCCGTGTCGCCGAGCAGCTGGCGGATCCAACCCGCCGTGAGCTCCTGAAAGACAGTTACATGGAGTTCTTGCGCACCCTGCGCCCAGAAGACCTGGACGGCTCCATGGGCCATTTCCGCTTCAAGGCTGAGCTGGTGCGGCGCACGAACCTGATCATCGCCCCGCTCGAGGTGGACGATGTCCTGTTCGACGAATTCATGATGCAATAG
- a CDS encoding long-chain fatty acid--CoA ligase, whose protein sequence is MQATAKDLPRILDGLFPSTPARMLDQGQRRGAEPAYTAYDGANWVSTSWGEYADQTRQAARALIALGFKADDACAILGFNRPEWTIAAIAAMMAGGRPAGVYWTSSEPEIAYILQHSESPVYLVETAEQARNALALKAECPNLTHIIMMQGPEPAPEGALSWEAFMAKGEAQYDDEVSARLMAINEATIGALIYTSGTTGPPKAVMLTHGNISWSAGMLSEMFQHREGDTGLSYLPIAHIAEQQASVHNHVASGSNLYFARSMETLAEDLKVARPTVFFGVPRVWEKFNEALRGRLAEATGPKAKIAAWAMGVAKRYHEADIAGRNPGPILSLQMGLARKLVLNKIKAALGLDRARMLISGAAPISRDVLVFFTGLDLVIYEGYGQSETSAPTAFNQPGAARLGSVGRMIDHMEARISEEGELQVKGPNVFAGYMKNNEATENTFTRDGWMRTGDVVRMDEDGFVFITGRIKDIIITSGGKNITPANIETDLMNDPLIEHAVVVGDARPYLTALVTLSEDGLAKFAKAKGMDSGEARSSDALTGALQTAVDGVNKRYARVENVRKFRVLPAALTVETGELTPTMKVRRNVVTARNSALIEAMYAEGHAGADI, encoded by the coding sequence ATGCAGGCGACAGCGAAGGACTTGCCGCGGATTCTGGACGGGCTGTTTCCCTCAACACCAGCGCGGATGCTGGATCAAGGACAGCGCCGGGGCGCAGAGCCGGCCTACACCGCCTATGACGGCGCGAACTGGGTCTCGACCAGCTGGGGCGAGTATGCTGACCAGACCCGCCAGGCGGCGCGTGCCCTGATCGCCCTGGGCTTCAAGGCCGACGATGCGTGCGCCATCCTCGGCTTCAACCGGCCTGAATGGACCATTGCCGCCATCGCCGCGATGATGGCAGGCGGGCGCCCGGCGGGCGTCTACTGGACCAGCTCCGAACCGGAAATCGCGTATATCCTCCAGCACTCGGAAAGCCCGGTCTATCTGGTCGAAACCGCCGAGCAGGCGCGCAACGCCCTGGCGCTGAAAGCCGAATGCCCGAACCTCACCCACATCATCATGATGCAGGGGCCTGAGCCCGCGCCCGAGGGCGCGCTGAGCTGGGAGGCCTTCATGGCCAAGGGCGAGGCGCAGTATGACGACGAAGTCAGCGCCCGGCTCATGGCCATCAACGAGGCGACCATCGGCGCACTGATCTATACATCCGGCACCACCGGCCCGCCCAAGGCGGTGATGCTCACCCACGGCAACATCTCGTGGAGTGCGGGCATGCTGTCGGAAATGTTCCAGCATCGCGAAGGCGATACCGGCTTGTCCTACCTGCCTATCGCCCACATCGCCGAGCAGCAGGCGAGCGTGCATAATCACGTGGCGTCAGGCTCCAATCTGTATTTTGCACGCTCCATGGAAACCCTGGCGGAGGATTTGAAGGTTGCCCGCCCGACGGTGTTCTTTGGCGTGCCGCGGGTCTGGGAGAAGTTCAACGAGGCCCTGCGCGGGCGTCTCGCCGAGGCGACAGGCCCCAAGGCCAAGATCGCCGCCTGGGCCATGGGCGTGGCCAAACGCTATCACGAGGCAGACATTGCCGGCCGCAATCCGGGGCCCATCCTGAGCCTGCAGATGGGTCTGGCGCGCAAGCTGGTGCTGAACAAGATCAAGGCGGCGCTGGGTCTGGACCGGGCGCGCATGCTGATCTCCGGCGCGGCGCCGATCTCCAGGGACGTCCTGGTGTTTTTCACCGGTCTCGATCTGGTGATCTATGAAGGCTACGGCCAGTCGGAGACCAGCGCGCCCACGGCCTTCAATCAGCCTGGTGCCGCGCGTCTGGGATCCGTGGGGCGCATGATCGACCATATGGAGGCGCGCATCTCCGAAGAGGGCGAGCTGCAGGTCAAAGGGCCCAATGTTTTTGCCGGCTATATGAAGAATAACGAAGCCACCGAGAACACGTTCACCCGTGATGGCTGGATGCGCACTGGCGATGTCGTGCGGATGGACGAGGATGGCTTCGTCTTCATCACGGGCCGGATCAAGGACATCATTATCACCTCGGGCGGCAAGAACATCACGCCGGCCAATATCGAGACCGATCTGATGAATGATCCGCTGATCGAGCATGCAGTGGTGGTTGGCGATGCACGCCCCTATCTGACCGCGCTCGTGACGCTGAGCGAAGACGGGCTCGCCAAGTTCGCCAAGGCCAAAGGCATGGATTCGGGAGAGGCGCGCTCGAGCGACGCCCTGACCGGCGCGCTCCAGACGGCAGTGGATGGCGTCAACAAGCGCTACGCCCGGGTGGAGAATGTGCGCAAATTCCGCGTCCTGCCCGCCGCCCTCACCGTGGAAACCGGAGAGCTGACGCCCACGATGAAGGTGCGGCGCAATGTGGTGACGGCGCGCAACAGCGCGCTGATCGAGGCGATGTACGCTGAAGGCCATGCCGGCGCCGATATCTGA
- a CDS encoding NAD(P)/FAD-dependent oxidoreductase has product MPAPISDAPLPDRCDAVIIGAGFAGIAMGRQLDRAGVSDFVILERASGPGGVWRANRYPGAACDVPSHLYSFSFFPNPDWSRKFSPQAEILAYLDRAADAFDLRSRMRFGCTVTGLLFVQDQGRWRVRLSDGRTLCARAVISAVGQLSEPVIPAIPGLETFEGQVVHSAEWPEDLDVTGQNVAVIGAAASAVQLLPEMAERAAHLTVFQRTPNWIIDKPDRPFTALEKAAFRHVHGWHWLYRTASFLIHETRFAAFLSGTLANAFTRWRMLARLKREVRDPALRARLTPDFAPGCKRILLTSEFYPTLQRPNVTLDDSGVASIGPREIINGQGNRIAADTLVFATGFKATEFLPTISVTGRDGLDLRAAWGDSPRAYRGVAVHGFPNLFILYGPNTNLGHNSIIFMLERQSEYTARQVRRLITEDWRILEVTAQAEAHFNQVMQARLARTVWAEDCPSWYKTRDGVITNNWSGLATSFALALAGGDDQAWSASR; this is encoded by the coding sequence ATGCCGGCGCCGATATCTGACGCCCCGCTGCCTGACCGCTGCGACGCCGTCATCATTGGTGCCGGCTTTGCCGGGATTGCCATGGGCCGGCAGCTGGACCGGGCCGGCGTGAGCGATTTTGTCATCCTGGAGCGCGCCAGCGGACCGGGCGGAGTCTGGCGCGCCAACCGCTATCCCGGCGCGGCGTGCGACGTGCCGAGCCATCTGTATTCCTTCAGCTTCTTTCCCAACCCGGACTGGAGCCGGAAATTCTCGCCCCAGGCCGAAATCCTCGCCTATCTGGACAGAGCCGCCGATGCCTTCGATCTGCGCTCGCGCATGCGGTTCGGTTGCACAGTGACGGGGCTCTTGTTTGTTCAAGACCAGGGCCGCTGGCGCGTCAGGCTGTCCGACGGACGCACGCTCTGCGCGCGCGCCGTGATCAGCGCCGTGGGCCAACTATCCGAGCCGGTGATCCCGGCCATTCCCGGCCTCGAGACGTTCGAAGGTCAAGTCGTGCACTCGGCTGAGTGGCCCGAGGACCTCGACGTGACCGGGCAGAACGTCGCCGTCATCGGCGCCGCGGCAAGCGCCGTGCAGCTCCTGCCCGAGATGGCGGAGCGTGCGGCGCACCTGACCGTGTTTCAGCGCACACCCAACTGGATCATCGACAAGCCTGATCGCCCGTTCACCGCGCTGGAGAAGGCCGCCTTCCGCCACGTGCACGGCTGGCATTGGCTTTACCGCACCGCCAGCTTCCTGATCCACGAAACCCGCTTTGCCGCCTTTCTGTCGGGCACGCTGGCAAATGCGTTTACCCGCTGGCGCATGCTGGCGCGGCTGAAGCGCGAGGTCCGCGATCCGGCCTTGCGCGCCAGGCTGACACCGGATTTTGCGCCGGGCTGCAAGCGCATCCTGCTGACCAGCGAGTTCTATCCCACCCTGCAGCGGCCCAATGTCACGCTGGACGATAGCGGCGTAGCGAGCATCGGCCCGCGCGAGATCATCAATGGCCAGGGCAATCGCATCGCCGCCGACACGCTGGTCTTTGCCACAGGCTTCAAGGCGACGGAATTTCTGCCCACCATCTCGGTCACCGGCCGGGACGGGCTGGATCTGCGCGCCGCGTGGGGCGACAGCCCGCGCGCCTATCGCGGCGTGGCCGTCCACGGCTTTCCCAATTTGTTCATCCTCTACGGGCCGAACACCAATCTGGGCCACAACTCGATCATCTTCATGCTGGAGCGCCAGAGCGAATATACCGCCCGCCAGGTGCGCCGCCTGATCACAGAAGACTGGCGCATTCTGGAAGTCACCGCGCAGGCCGAGGCGCATTTCAATCAGGTCATGCAGGCACGTCTCGCCCGCACGGTCTGGGCAGAGGATTGTCCCAGCTGGTACAAGACGCGCGACGGGGTGATCACCAATAACTGGTCAGGGCTCGCCACCTCCTTTGCATTGGCACTGGCGGGCGGCGATGATCAGGCTTGGTCAGCCTCCAGATGA